From the Fusobacterium ulcerans ATCC 49185 genome, the window TAGTTGGTGGGTATGTGAGGGATTCTCTTCTAGGACTGGAACCAAAAGACTGTGATTTTGTGACAAACTTATCATATGAAAAACTTTTGGATATATTTAAGGAGTTTCGCCCAAAAGAGATTGGAAAAGCTTTTGGAATAATTCAGGTAAAATATAAAGGAACACATTATGAAATAGCTAAATATAGAAAAGATGTAGGTATACCAGAAGACAGAAGAGAGCAGGAAATAGAGTTTACAGATGATATAATGGAGGATTTGAAAAGAAGAGATTTTACTATTAATGCAATAGCTTTTGATGGGAAAAATTACAGATATGTAGAGCATGCTGTAGAAGATATAATGAATAGAAATCTTCGTTTTGTTGGAGAAGCTTCAGAACGTATAAAGGAAGATCCATTGAGAGTTATGAGGTTTATAAGATTTCTTGTAACTAAAAAATTAAATAACAAGAATGATATAGGACAGCTTCAGCCATATATCCCTCTTGTAAAAAAACTGTCTATGGAAAGAATGAGAGATGAATTCAGCAGGATAATAACAGCTGATGATGCTGAAATAGCAATAGAACTTCTTGAGCAAGGAGGAATACTTGAATATCTCATACCTGAATGGACAAAAACGAAAAGATTCAATCAGAGAAATCCACATCATAATCTTACTTTAGATGAACATATTAAAAAGACAGTAGCTTCTATTGAAGGGGACATAGAGCTAAGACTTGCAGCTTTGCTCCATGATATAGGAAAACCTGAAACATACACCATAAAGAATGGAA encodes:
- a CDS encoding CCA tRNA nucleotidyltransferase, encoding MEKLKKIELGENEKYILDIIQKHGEGYVVGGYVRDSLLGLEPKDCDFVTNLSYEKLLDIFKEFRPKEIGKAFGIIQVKYKGTHYEIAKYRKDVGIPEDRREQEIEFTDDIMEDLKRRDFTINAIAFDGKNYRYVEHAVEDIMNRNLRFVGEASERIKEDPLRVMRFIRFLVTKKLNNKNDIGQLQPYIPLVKKLSMERMRDEFSRIITADDAEIAIELLEQGGILEYLIPEWTKTKRFNQRNPHHNLTLDEHIKKTVASIEGDIELRLAALLHDIGKPETYTIKNGIGHFYGHEQESVVMAEKILIRMKYTNKIIKNVTLLIANHLNNSKNSNKKYCKKLIDKIGHENMPKLFKLMEADRIAHKPPFDFTALDKLKIAYHEICNNNEPVSMKDLAVNGNDMIGIGITKGKNIGETLKYLLGKVLEDPANNDKEILMNFAEQYKTLLKI